In Passer domesticus isolate bPasDom1 chromosome 9, bPasDom1.hap1, whole genome shotgun sequence, a genomic segment contains:
- the LOC135307267 gene encoding uncharacterized protein LOC135307267 — MHNAASKILQPFSIWLLPFLCRRRKFSRGEVQEFTGNVGVHWGLHSHHFVRGHRALFDVRFQSPTVLFSARSGQHCSSSSSSSSSSSSSSSSSRVLLAGGIMDLSRYLLLLFLVALPAQNGQSAPAAGQGAVVDTESALSAPERGADTVLTPSWYLKRMKDDKVPEEFPEGLPDVPEELLAALHEAPSETDSETVPETLAVEESDSVPGSHEKREPIEDTRTLAEPEEYSGSSGGQKAQTAGHCDPSKYYILVGTVAASALLLLGAVSGYLVMHQLLKRDRRSQEDKEATGQDWDSSWESCGQPRGEAESGEGAGSSERAQGNGFRDSCRLFPELFAAELAQLHKNMSADPSPLPTCSFCALADNTSSRDHWISLESPQPTASSWPSYQYLQDYYLLEDED, encoded by the exons atgcacaatgctgcctccaaaatactccagcccttctccatttggctccttccattcctgtgcagaagaaggaaattcagtagaggggaggtgcaggaattcacaggcaacgtgggcgtacattggggccttcacagccatcactttgttagaggtcacagagctctgtttgatgtcaggttccagagccccactgtgctcttcagtgctcgctctgggcaacactgcagcagcagcagcagcagcagcagcagcagcagcagcagcagcagcagcagcagagtgttgctagcaggggggatcatggacctgagccgctacctcctgctgctctttctcgtggccctgccagcccagaatggccagagtgctccagcagctgggcagggagcag ttgtggacacagagagtgctctttcagcccctgagcgaggggcagataccgtgctgactccgagctggtacctcaagc ggatgaaggatgacaaggttcctgaagagttccctgaaggattgccggatgttccagaggagctcctggcagccttgcatgaagccccatctg agacagattctgagactgtgccggagaccttagctgtggaagaaagtgacagtgtgccaggctcacatgaaaaaagagaaccaatagaggacaccaggacacttgctgagcctgaggaatattcag ggtcatccggtgggcaaaaagcccagactgctggacactgtgacccgagcaagtactacatcctagtagggacagtagcagcctcagctttgcttctgcttggggcagtgtctggctatctagtcatgcatcagctgctgaagagagacag gaggagccaggaggacaaagaggcaacaggacaggactgggactcttcctgggaaagctgtggtcagcctagaggtgaagcagagtcaggagaaggagcgggaagcagcgagagagcccaaggcaacgggttcagggacagctgccgcctgtttcctgagctctttgcagcagagctcgcccagctgcacaagaacatgagcgcagacccgtcacctctgcccacctgctccttctgtgctctggctgacaacacctcttcacgggaccactggatttccctggagtcacctcagcccacagcatcctcttggccctcctaccaatacctgcaggactactatctgttagaggatgaagattag